The following nucleotide sequence is from Halobacillus mangrovi.
GTGTTTAAGATCTCTTGATGTTCTTGCTCATCAGAATTCTCCCAAAGTAATTCGAAAAATACTCCTAATCCAGGAAGCATTTTTTCTTCACCTTTTTGCAAGGCATCATCAATTGTAGCTTCTAATTGCTGAGCATTATGACCGCTTACGTTGGAAAGAATCGCGTTTCTAAGGTTTAAATTCATTTCAGATGTCCTCCTTTACATTTAGGTCAACTCATAAAATTTTCACACTTAGTTTGACCCAAGGGCAGAAAGCTATGTATGATAAGTGAGAAATCAACCAAACAGAAGAGGGAAGAGTATGTTAACTTCATTACAAAATCAAAAAGTAAAAGAATGGAAAAAATTACATAAAAGAAAACATCGAAACCTTAATCGCTGCTTTTTAGTTGAAGGGCATCATTTAGTCGAAGAAGTCATCAAAAGCAATTGGGGTATTCAGGAGTTCATCATTCAAGAAGGCGTTGAATTCCCATTGCCAGATGGAATACCAACGACAGAAGTAAGCAGGCAAGTCTTTGCCGCAATCTCAGAAACAGAAACTCCACAAGGCATCGCGGCGGTAGTAGAACAAAAACAATTTACATTCACTCCCGCGCCTTTAACGTTGATGATTGATGCTGTCCAGGATCCAGGTAATCTGGGTACATTGATTCGGACAGCCGATGCCGCTGGTTTTGATCAGATTATTCTTGGTGAAGGAACCGTTGATCCATATAATGATAAAGTGATACGGGCAACACAAGGATCTTTATTCCATACACCGTTTGTTCAAGAAGACCTTGCAGCCTTTATTTCTGAGTTAAAAAACGAAGGAGTCGAGGTATGGGCTTCCACCTTAGATGAGTCTGTGCCATTCAAACAACTGGACCCGCCCGAAAAAGTAGCCCTTATCGTGGGAAATGAAGGACATGGAATCCAAGAGAAGCTGACCGCTTTAGCAGATAGGCGGGTACACATCCCGATTTACGGTCAGGCTGAGTCCTTGAACGTTGCCATTGCAGCAGCTGTCCTGATGTATCACATGAAAGGATAGGGTTGCATTATCCTTTTTCTTTCTCTATAATTTAAAAATAGTGATGAAAACTTTTATACATGAAAAAGCTTGGATAGAGCTAAGTAGATAATTGTAAATCGATTAAGGGAAGAAGCATCTTGGACTGGAAGTGCTTCTATCGTGGCAGTTATTGAATATTCACTCTGGAGCTGATCACATCTGTGATCCGGATTTATTTCCGTTATTGAACTGAAGTGGGCATACGAAGGTATGTCAACAAGGGTGGTACCGCGAAACGACCAGACTAGTCTCGTCCCTTTTTAGGGATGGGGCTTTTTTTTATTTTCAATTAAAAGGAGGAGTCTTTCCATGAAGGAACGTTTAGAGCAGCTGAAACAAGAAGCGCTGCAAAAAGTGGAGCAGGCGAATAATGTGCAAGGCTTAAAAGATGTTCGCGTTGAATATCTAGGAAAAAAAGGGCCGATTACAGAAGTATTGAAAGGAATGGGCAAGTTATCCAAGGAAGAACGCCCGGTTATCGGCCAACTGGCAAATGAAGTCAGGGAGCAAGTTGCTGAAGCGATTGAATCCAAGCAGACACGTTTGGAGGATGAAGCGCTAGAGAAGCAATTGGAAGAAGAGAGTGTCGATGTAACGCTTCCGGGGCGTCCTGTTCAAGTTGGAGGTCCACACCTTTTGACAAGCATTGTGGAGGAAATTGAAGATCTTTTCATCGGAATGGGCTTTGAAATCAAAGAAGGCCCGGAAGTTGAAACAGATTACTACAACTTTGAAGCGCTGAACCTCCCGAAAGGCCACCCAGCGCGTGATATGCAAGACTCTTTTTATATCACAGAAGAACTTCTTCTGCGTACCCATACATCACCCGTTCAGGCTAGAACGATGAATGCTAAAAATGGAAGCGAGCCCGTAAAAATGATTTGCCCTGGGAAAGTATATCGCAGAGACACCGATGATGCGACACACTCTCACCAGTTTACTCAAATCGAGGGCTTATTGGTTGATAAACATGTGCGAATGAGTGATTTAAAAGGGGTTCTGAATGCTTTTGCTAAGCAAATGTTTGGAGAAGAAAGGAAAATCCGTCTTCGCCCAAGTTTCTTCCCATTCACGGAACCTTCCGTAGAAATGGATATTTCCTGTAAAGTCTGCGGCGGAGAAGGCTGCTCGGTTTGTAAAGGTACAGGCTGGATTGAAATTCTAGGCGCAGGTATGGTGCACCCGAACGTATTGGAAATGGCCGGCTATGATCCGAAAGAATATTCGGGCTTTGCCTTCGGAATGGGACCAGAGCGTATTGCAATGCTGAAGTATGGTGTAGATGATATTCGTAACTTCTACACAAACGATATCCGATTCTTAGAGCAGTATCATAAGGCGTAAAGGAGGATAAAAACCTATGCTCGTATCTTTAAATTGGTTGCAACAATATATTGACGTAAGCGAATATACACCCGAAGAGTTAGCAGAAATCATTACAAAAACAGGAATTGAAGTAGAAAGCGTTGAACCGGTTGCTGAAAAAGTAACTGGAGTTGTTGTGGGTGATGTGAAATCATGTGAACAACACCCAAATGCAGATAAATTATCTCTTTGCCAAGTAGATGTAGGAGAAGAAACATTACAGATCGTATGTGGAGCACCGAACATTGCTGAGGGACAAAAAGTTGCCGTAGCTACACCAGGGGCTGTCCTTCCGGGTAACTTCAAAATCAAGAAAACGAAACTGCGCGGAGAAGAATCGAATGGAATGATCTGCTCGCTTCAAGAACTTGGAGTAGATGAAAAAGATGTGCCGAAAGAATATGCAGACGGCATCTACGTTTTCCCTGAAGAAGTTGAAACAGGATCAGATGCCATATCTCTTCTTAACTTAGATGACATCATCATTGAGCTTGGTCTTACACCAAACCGTGCGGACGCAATGAGTATGGCAGGTGTCGCTTATGAAGTAGCGGCAGCCATTGATGGTAAATATGAGTTAGCCGAAGAAAATGTTCCTACAGCAGATGAAAAAGCCGAGAACGCGATATCTGTGGAAGTTGAGGATCCTGAAGCTAACCCTTATTACGGAGCTTTTGTAATAAAAGGCATTGAAGTCGGTCCATCACCACTTTGGATGCAGAATCGTCTCACAGCTGCAGGCATTCGACCAATCAATAATGTTGTTGATATTACCAACTATGTGCTCATGGAATATGGACAGCCGCTGCATGCTTTTGACTATGACCGATTTGGTAGCAATAAAGTTGTAACCCGACGTGCCAAAGACGGAGAAACAATTAAAACTTTAGATGACCAGGAGCGGACACTAACTTCAGAGCATTTAGTGATTACGAATGGTGAAAAGCCTCATGCCATTGCTGGTGTCATGGGGGGAGCAGAATCTGAAGTTCAGGATGATACGAAAAACATTATTCTTGAGGCAGCCTATTTCAACCCTGCTGTTGTACGTCAATCCTCCAAAGATCATGGCTTGCGAAGTGAATCAAGTACTCGCTTTGAAAAAGGCATCGATCCTAACCGAGTGGAACGTGCTGGAAAGCGTGCCAGTGAATTGCTTGCCAAGTATGCAAATGGCACCGTGTTAGAAGGTGTTGTAAGCTTCGATAAATTGAACCGTTCAGAAAAACAAGTAACGATTGAAACGGGCGTCATCAACGATCGCTTAGGAACAGATATTTCTAACGAAGAAATTAAAGATATTTTACGACGTCTCCAGTTTTCCTACGAAGAAAATGGTGGGGAGTTCACGGTAAGCGTTCCGACACGCCGCGGAGATATCGAACTTTTTGAAGATATGCTTGAAGAAGTTGCCCGCATCTACGGCTACGATAATCTTCCGTTCACACTGCCTGGAGGAGCCTCTCAAGCAGGAGGATTATCATTAAACCAGCAATTGAAGCGTAAAATGAAAGCTTATTTTCAAGGCGCAGGACTGAATGAGACGATCACTTACTCTCTAACCCACGAATCAAAAGCATCCATGCTCGTCAGTCCAGAAATTGAGCGTCAAGCAAAAACCCCAGTAGGGCTGGCTATGCCGATGAGTGAAGATCACAGCCACCTTCGTCTAAGCTTACTACCGGAGTTGCTGACATCTCTTTCTTACAATGTGGCTCGCAAACAAACGGATCTTTCTTATTATGAAGTAGGCACGGTCTTTGTCAGTCAAGAAGATGAGGTGACCACTCAACCTAGGGAAATTCTGCGCGCTTCCGGAGCTCTAACAGGAACATGGCTTGCTCATTTGTGGCAGCAAGAGAAGAAAAACGTTGATTTCTTTGTGGTTAAAGGGATTGTAGAAGGGTTGAGCGATCAGCTTGATATTTCCTTCACTTACGAGAAAGCAAAGCTTCCACAAATGCATCCAGGTAGAACAGCCATTGTTAAAGCCGGAGGAAAAGAAATCGGTTTTATTGGCCAAGTGCATCCGAAGCTTCAAAAAGGATTAGGTCTGAAAGAAACCTATGTATTTGATTTGAATGCGGAAGAATTGTTCAGCCAATATACTAAGGAAGAGGCCTTCCAGGCGATCCCGCGTTTCCCTTCTGTTTCGCGTGATGTCGCGCTTGTTGTAGACGAATCCATTTCAGCGGGGGCTATTGCTTCTACGATTTCTGAGGCTGGTGCACCACTAGTCAAAGATGTTCAAGTCTTTGATGTTTATCAAGGTGAACATTTGCCAGAAGGTAAAAAGTCTCTTGCCTTCAACCTTCTATATCTAGATCCGCAACGTACGTTAAAGGATGAAGAAGTAGAAGAGGCGCATGATAAAATTCTAACTGCCGTTAAGGATCAGCATGAAGCTGAACTTCGCGGATAAATAAAAAGGATGCTCCGAATTTAATCGGAGCATCCTTTTTTATTGATGAAACAGTTATTTAAGTCCTCTTATGAGTTGTTTTAGAAATTTTAGAATACGAGCGAGATAGGGAAGCATAGGGCTGGGTTAAATAAATATCTCAAATTCAACGAACAAGAGCTTTAGCTTTTTTCGTATTTGCAAAATGAACCTTCGCAAGTTCTTCAAGCTTTTCTTCCCCGTAGGCTTTGATGATTTCAGCCGCAGCTTGATCGACTTTCCCAGAGGCTCCTTTGGGAATAGGAAGCCCTGTATCAAATTCTATCTGGTTCATCGCTTTTACAAAAGCTGAGCGGGCGATAATTGAACCTGCAGCGACAGCAATGGAATAACTTTCTGCTTTCGTCATAAAGTAAACATTTTCTTGCAGCTTTAACTTTTCGCTTCTTAGGTGCTTCTCGTAAACCTCGGGTTGAGAGAATTGGTCAATTAAAATGCCGCCTGGCTTTTCGGGAGCGATTTTTTCTAGGAGACGGTCAAGGGCTTGATGGTGCAGAAGTGTTTTTATCTTCCCTTGAGACCACCCTTTCCTTTGCCATTGGTTATACTTTTTATTATTCAATCGTAATAGACTGTAAGGAATCTTTAATGCGACAATATCTTTTGCCAACTCCGTTATTTGGGCATCCGAAAGGTTTTTAGAGTCTCTTACCCCGAGAGACTTCAGTACGGGGATTTGATCTTCCGTAACGTAAGCGGCTGCTACAGTGATCGGGCCGAAATAATCGCCGGTGCCCGCCTCATCAGAGCCAATATGGGAACGGGTGAATAAAGATGAATCCGGGTGAAAGGCATGGGTTTTCTTTGATTTTGCTTTTGGCTGAGATGTTGTTTGTTCTGCACTTCCCCAACGAGTCGCTTCTGCATCAGGGTTTTTACCTTGAAATAGAACTTTGCCGGACTTGTAGGCAGTAATCGTGCAGTTGCTCGTTTTGGCAGCAAAGACCGCGTTTTGCGGTGTAGCTTTCAACTGTTTATTGTAATAATCTTTCATTTGTTGGACTCTTGAAGGTGTTACTTTTAATACAACTTGTGGCATATTGGTGTCCTTTCTATTAAAAAACTAAAATATATGTAGGTTTGATGAAGCGATCATTTTCTATCCAGTATAGCAAAGTCATGGAAAAAATAGAACATTTCCTAAAAACGTCCATATTGGTTTCCTAATTGAACTTCTTCGTGTTACTATTATGTTTAGGATTGAGAAACTAGGGGGTATGGACGTGTCGCAATCAGACCAAGAGAAAAAAAGAATTACAGTGGAGATCAATAAACGTTCTTACACTATAGTTGGTCATGAAGAGCCCCATCATATCCGTATGGTATCCAGCCTTGTTGATCAGAAAATGCGTGAAATCCATGAAACGAACCCAAGTCTGGATACAGCTAAGCTCGCTGTTTTGACCGCTGTGAACACAATGAATGAATATATAAAATTAAAAGAAGAATGCACGGAATTAATGAACTACATTGAAAAGAAAGAGGAAGAGGACGAAAAGAAAAATGATTGATTTACTGTTGCTGCTTATTTTGATAATTGGAATATTTACCGGCCTGAGACGTGGATTCATCCTTCAATTGTTCCACTTAATCGGGTTTATAGTGGCTTTTGTCGTAGCCGTGATGTATTATGACGATCTATCTCCGAAATTGACGCTTTGGGTACCTTATCCCGAACTTCCGGAAGACTCTTCCTGGGCATTTTTTGCAGACAGCTTGCCATTAGAGCAAGCCTTTTATAATGCAGTGGCCTTTGCCATCCTGTTCTTCGGAGTGAAAATCATCCTACATATCATCGCTTCTATGTTGGACTTCGTAGCTGAATTGCCGATCTTGAACTCCTTAAACAAGATCTTAGGCGGTGCCCTTGGGTTTGTTGAAAACTACGTCATTTTGTTTGTGCTTTTATATATAGCTGCACTTGTTCCACTGGAAATGGTACAGAACGCATTGGATGGATCGATACTTGCTCAACTAATCATTGAACATACACCAATGTTTTCTGAGCAATTGAAGACATTATGGATCGAACATGTAGCTGGCTAGTGAGAAGTGTGGATAGTGAGATTTTGAGCCGCTATGATTTCGATCATGGCGGTATTTTTATTGGCTAAAAATGAAAGATCATATTTTTGAGGTGTGAGGTTTGCTTCCAGCCCCAATCCTAACCCTTCTGGGGCGTAGGTCTTAGTTTTGCCCCGCAGAACGAGAGTCAGCTCGATATTGGCACATGAGGTGCCGACTGAACATTCTATTGAGTGACCAAATCGCGCCCTTGCGCTTTCGTTCGGGATGAATAAGAATGAGGAGTCGATAAAGATGACTGTAGATAAAAAGCAAGTGATCAAATTATTAGAGAATATCGCTGTTTACTTAGAATTAAAGGGAGAGAATCCGTTTAAAATTTCAGCATACAGAAAAGCGGCCCAGGCTCTTGAACGAGACGATCGGTCACTGAATGAAATTGAGGATTTTACAAAGATGAAGGGAATCGGAAAAGGGACCGCAACGGTGATTGACGAATTTATCGAAAATGGTGAATCTGATACATTAAAACAGTTACAAGCTGAGGTTCCTGAAGGTCTTGTTCCTTTGCTGAATTTACCAGGGCTTGGCGGGAAAAAGCTGGCCAAGTTGTATCAACAGTTAGGCGTTACGGACGCCGAGAGTTTAAAGACGGCACTGGAAACTGGCAAGGTAGAAGAGCTCGAAGGGTTCGGGGAAAAATCTGCCGAGAAAATGTTGAAAGCATTAGAAGAAGCTCATACCCGGCCTGAGCGTTTACCCATTGCACTTATGCTCCCGCTGGCGGAAAAAATCGAAGGCTATTTAAGCGAAGCGAAAAGCTTCACCCGATATTCAAGAGCGGGAAGTTTAAGAAGAATGAGAGAAACAATCAAAGACCTTGATTTTATCATTGCTTCAGAAAACTCCAGCGCAACTAGAGATGAGCTGTTGGAGCTGCCTGACATTAAAGAAGTGATTGCTTCAGGTGAAACGAAAGTATCTATAGTTGTCAGTGAAGGCTATGATATCAATATTGATTTCCGCATCGTTGCCCCTGATGAATTTGCAACGACCCTTCATCATTTTACGGGTTCAAAAGATCACAACGTAGCTATGCGACAACTCGCAAAACAACAAAATGAGAAAATCAGCGAATACGGAATTGAAAACATAGATACAGGAGAGGTTAAGACTTTTGAAACGGAAGAGGAATTCTTCAAACATTTCGGTCTTCATTTTATCCCTCCTGAAGTAAGGGAAAATTACGGTGAAGTAGAAAAATTTAAACAACCTGTTGATTTGGTGGATCATTCGGATATTCACGGAGATCTCCACATGCACTCGACGTGGAGTGATGGGGCACAATCTATTAAAGAAATGGCAGAAGAAGCAAAATCTTTGGGTTATGATTATATCGCTATTACGGATCACTCAAAATATTTAAGAGTGGCGAATGGTCTTAATGAGGAACGCTTACGTTTACAGCGGGCGGAAATAGATAAAATAAACAATTCTATGGATAACTTTCATATTTTTGCAGGGATTGAGATGGATATTCTGCCAGATGGAAGACTAGACTTTGAAGATGATTTCCTTCAAGAGATGGACTTTGTCATCGCATCTATCCATTCAAGTTTCAGCCAATCGGAAGAGAAAATTATGGAACGACTGATCAATGCGCTTGAAAATCCTAATGTGGATATGATTGCACATCCAACAGGCCGTCTGATCGGCCGTAGAGAAGGATATGCTGTGAATCTTGAGCAGTTGATAGAAAAAGCCAAAGAAACAGGGACTATTCTTGAGCTGAATGCCAACCCGAATCGCCTTGACTTGAACTGGGAGTGGTTGATGAAAGCACAGGAAGAAGGCGTAAATATTGCCATCAACACCGATGCCCACAGTTATCGGATGCTCGACCATATGAAAATCGGTGTAGGGACGGCAAGAAAAGGATGGCTTAGAAAAGATAACGTAATCAACACGTGGACGAAAGAACAATTAATGAAGAAATTCGGAATAAGTGAGTAGCAGTAAAAGGAGACGGACATAATGAATCAGCGAATCCTTCATGTATTAGAGTATAAAAAAATAATCGATCAGCTGAGCGAGCAGGCAGCTTCCTCGCTAGGAAAGGAAAAGGTGGCAGCATTAAAGCCTTCTACAGACCTTGAAGAAGTCCGCTTTTTGCAAAAAGAAACAGATGAAGCTGCTCAAGTGCTTCGATTAAAAGGACATGTTCCTCTTGGTGGAATATTTGATATTAAACCAAGTTTGAAGCGAACGACCATAGGTGGCGTGTTAAGCGCACTTGAATGTCTTGATATCGCAAGCACCATTTATGGAGGGAGGCAGCTTCGCCGTTTTATTGAAGATATGGAAGAGCCGGAAATGCCCATTTTACGTGAGCTTGTTTCAGGAATTGAGCCGCTTCGAGAACTTGAGAGGCAAATCCGCAGCTGTATCGACGATCATGGGGCAGTGATGGACGGTGCTTCAGATAAACTAAGGACCATACGTTCAAAAATCCGTACAAACGAAGGCCGCGTGCGGGAGAAAATGGACACATTTACGAAATCTAAATCAAAAATGCTTTCTGATGCGATTGTAACGATACGAAACGAGAGGTATGTGCTGCCAGTAAAACAAGAGTACCGTGGGTCTATTGGCGGGATTGTTCACGATCAGTCCTCCTCTGGCGCCACTTTATTTATTGAACCTCAGTCTGTCGTAGATTTAAATAACCAGCTGCAAGAAGCACGAGTACAGGAAAAGCATGAGATTGAGAAAATCTTGAAAGAGCTTTCTGAGGCTATTGCTGAAGACCAGCCACGATTATATGACAATGTTGCGATTCTTGGACATGTGGATTTCATGTTTTCCCGGGCAAAGTTAGGAAAATTAATGAAAGCATCTTTGCCTGAGATGAATGATGAAGGCCGTATAAAAATGCGCCAGGCGCGTCATCCACTGATTCCTGAAGATGAAGTGGTTCCTAATGACGTTGAAATCGGCGAAGACTTTACATCCATTGTCATCACAGGACCTAATACAGGCGGTAAAACGGTCACATTGAAGCTCGTAGGTTTATGCACGCTCATGGCACAGTCCGGACTGCAGATTCCAGCAATGGATGGTTGTGAATTGGCTGTTTTCCAAGAGGTTTATGCCGATATTGGAGATGAACAGTCCATCGAGCAGAGCTTATCTACCTTTTCTTCTCATATGACAAACATTGTTGACATTTTAAAGCATGTGGATGAGAAATCTTTAGTTCTTTTTGATGAATTAGGAGCTGGCACCGATCCGCAGGAAGGCGCTGCTCTTGCTATGTCCATTTTAGACGAAGTGGTGCAAAGAAAGGCGAGAGTCATCGCTACCACCCACTATCCGGAGCTAAAAGCGTACGGTTATAATCGAGAAGGGGTCGTGAATGCTTCTGTCGAATTCGATATTCAAACCTTGAGACCAACCTACCGATTATTGATCGGTGTACCAGGCAGAAGTAATGCCTTTGAGATTTCAAGACGATTAGGGTTAGAGGAGACAATAATTGAATCAGCTAAACAGCAAATTGGAGTCGACTCTCGAAGTGTAGAAAATATGATCGCTTCTCTGGAAGAGTCCAAGCGGGGTGCCGAGCAGGACTACAAGAAAGCGGAAAAAATTTTACAAGAAGCAGAAGAATTGAAGAAACAGCTGCAGGAAAAGTGGAATCAATTCGAGGACAAGCGTGAGAAGCTTTATGCAAAAGCAGAAGAAAAAGCGGAAAAAGCAATCCAGCAGGCAAGAGAAGAAGCGGAAGAGATTGTGAATCAAATTCGCAATATGAAATCAGAAGCGCAAATGAAGGAACACGAATGGATCGAAGCACGAAAAATGTTTGATGAGGCAAAGCCGGAGCTTGCGAAGAAAAAGAAAGAAGAGCATGCGCCTAAGCCTAACAAAGAAATGCGCGAACTAAAGGCAGGCGATGAAGTGAAACTCCTAACCTTAAACCAGAACGGAACGATTGTGGAGCAAACGGGAAAAAATGAGTACCAGGTCCAAGTCGGCGTTATGAAAGTCAAGGCGAAAAGGAAGGAACTGGAGTTTATAAAATCAGAACAGCCATACAAAGAAAAACCGATGGCAAAAGTGAAAGGAAAGGCTTTTCACGTGAAGACAGAACTGGATTTGCGAGGGGAGCGCTATGAAGATGCCTTGAATCGATTGGAAAAATATATTGATGATGCTGTCCTTGCAGGATACCCGAGAGTCTCTATTATTCACGGAAAAGGGACTGGAGCACTAAGGACAGCTGTTCAAAACTATGCTAAGAATCATCGGAACATATCGGATTACCGTGCAGGCGGCATGAACGAAGGCGGTAGCGGTGTCACCGTTTTAGAACTTAACTAAGTATAGAGCAAAGGGAGCGGACAGACATGGATGGTTTTTGGGAATACTCTTTAGTTGAAACTGCCGCAAGATATAGTGTGGTCGTTTTATGCCTGATCGTATTTATGGCCGTTTTCGAAATCGTTACCTCCTACAATAATTGGAAAGAAATAAAACGAGGAAATTTAGCTGTAGCCATGGCAACCGGCGGAAAGATCTTTGGTATCGCTAATATTTTTCGTTTTTCCATTGAACACAATGATTCTCTTCTTCAAACAATGGGATGGGGTATTTTCGGATTTGTCCTTTTGTTGTCCGGTTATTTCATTTATGAATTTTTAACTCCTTCCTTTAAAATTGACGAAGAAATTGAGGCGGATAACCGAGCCGTAGGATTTATTTCCTTAGTCATTTCTGTCGGACTCTCTTATGTTATTGGAGCGAATATCATTTAAGGAGAACGTGTATGGAAACCTTAGCAAAAATTTTATTAGTCGTGGCTGCGGTCTTTTTGATTGTAGGTGTATTATTTTTTATATTATAAAAAGATGAGGCCATGGATAAGTCTGAATGACCCAAGAAAATTCCGAACGATTACGTTGAAAATCGTGTCGGAATTTTTTTGTGGCAAGAAAGGAGTTCAATAATCGATCCGTCAAAACACCTCGCTTGCCACGGGCACGGCCTAGAGCTTCTTTGAGAGGCAATGAACACTTTCCTGCAGGAAGTGATGTTCCCATAGGAGTTTCCGGGTATTGATTACGCTAACGATCTGCGTGATCCTGAGAAAGTTTTCAACGGTTATTTTTAAACCTCTGTTCTACTTATGTCCCAGTCTCTTACTTTTTCGAACTTGTCTTAGATGGTAATTTTCTCAAAATTATAAATTGTAATTCAAATATCCTTCCTTTATCGTTATAATAGTGATATAAGACTAAAAGGGGAGGCGTTTTGGAATGGCAACCTTTCATCGTCCTTGGCATGCTCATTATCCACCAGAAGTCCCTGCTACAATCGAATACGATAAACACCCGCTGCACTATTACTTAGAGGATAGTGCAAAAAAATACGGCGAAAAGAAAGCGCTTTATTTTATGGGTAAGGAATTGTCTTACAAAGAAGTGTATGATCAGTCCAAAGCTTTAGCCAGTTACTTGCAGGATTTAGGATTAGAAAAAGGTGACAGAGTCTCTATCATGCTTCCAAATTGTCCTCAATCTGTTATTTCCTACTACGCGGTCTTACTAATTGGAGGAGTTGTTGTTCAAACAAATCCTCTCTATATGGAGCGTGAACTCGAATATCAGCTTAAAGACTCCGGAGCAAAAATGATTATTTGTCTGGATATCCTTTATCCTAAGGCAGCGAACGTCAAGGCTGAAACTTCTCTTGAGCATATCATCGTAACGGGCATTAAAGATTATCTTCCGTTCCCCAAAAATAAAATCTATCCTTTTATACAAAAGCGGCAATATCAAGTACTCGTTAGACCTGAGCAATCTAGCGATACACACCTCTGGCCGCATATCCTCGATCAAAGCATGGGTGAGTTTGAACCTGTAGAAGTTGATCCAGTGGAGGACCTGGCGCTACTTCAGTACACAGGAGGTACGACTGGATTTCCAAAAGGTGTTATGCTCACGCATTATAATCTTGTCGTTAA
It contains:
- the sspI gene encoding small acid-soluble spore protein SspI: MNLNLRNAILSNVSGHNAQQLEATIDDALQKGEEKMLPGLGVFFELLWENSDEQEHQEILNTLEQSLKQQKA
- a CDS encoding TrmH family RNA methyltransferase yields the protein MLTSLQNQKVKEWKKLHKRKHRNLNRCFLVEGHHLVEEVIKSNWGIQEFIIQEGVEFPLPDGIPTTEVSRQVFAAISETETPQGIAAVVEQKQFTFTPAPLTLMIDAVQDPGNLGTLIRTADAAGFDQIILGEGTVDPYNDKVIRATQGSLFHTPFVQEDLAAFISELKNEGVEVWASTLDESVPFKQLDPPEKVALIVGNEGHGIQEKLTALADRRVHIPIYGQAESLNVAIAAAVLMYHMKG
- the pheS gene encoding phenylalanine--tRNA ligase subunit alpha, encoding MKERLEQLKQEALQKVEQANNVQGLKDVRVEYLGKKGPITEVLKGMGKLSKEERPVIGQLANEVREQVAEAIESKQTRLEDEALEKQLEEESVDVTLPGRPVQVGGPHLLTSIVEEIEDLFIGMGFEIKEGPEVETDYYNFEALNLPKGHPARDMQDSFYITEELLLRTHTSPVQARTMNAKNGSEPVKMICPGKVYRRDTDDATHSHQFTQIEGLLVDKHVRMSDLKGVLNAFAKQMFGEERKIRLRPSFFPFTEPSVEMDISCKVCGGEGCSVCKGTGWIEILGAGMVHPNVLEMAGYDPKEYSGFAFGMGPERIAMLKYGVDDIRNFYTNDIRFLEQYHKA
- the pheT gene encoding phenylalanine--tRNA ligase subunit beta, with protein sequence MLVSLNWLQQYIDVSEYTPEELAEIITKTGIEVESVEPVAEKVTGVVVGDVKSCEQHPNADKLSLCQVDVGEETLQIVCGAPNIAEGQKVAVATPGAVLPGNFKIKKTKLRGEESNGMICSLQELGVDEKDVPKEYADGIYVFPEEVETGSDAISLLNLDDIIIELGLTPNRADAMSMAGVAYEVAAAIDGKYELAEENVPTADEKAENAISVEVEDPEANPYYGAFVIKGIEVGPSPLWMQNRLTAAGIRPINNVVDITNYVLMEYGQPLHAFDYDRFGSNKVVTRRAKDGETIKTLDDQERTLTSEHLVITNGEKPHAIAGVMGGAESEVQDDTKNIILEAAYFNPAVVRQSSKDHGLRSESSTRFEKGIDPNRVERAGKRASELLAKYANGTVLEGVVSFDKLNRSEKQVTIETGVINDRLGTDISNEEIKDILRRLQFSYEENGGEFTVSVPTRRGDIELFEDMLEEVARIYGYDNLPFTLPGGASQAGGLSLNQQLKRKMKAYFQGAGLNETITYSLTHESKASMLVSPEIERQAKTPVGLAMPMSEDHSHLRLSLLPELLTSLSYNVARKQTDLSYYEVGTVFVSQEDEVTTQPREILRASGALTGTWLAHLWQQEKKNVDFFVVKGIVEGLSDQLDISFTYEKAKLPQMHPGRTAIVKAGGKEIGFIGQVHPKLQKGLGLKETYVFDLNAEELFSQYTKEEAFQAIPRFPSVSRDVALVVDESISAGAIASTISEAGAPLVKDVQVFDVYQGEHLPEGKKSLAFNLLYLDPQRTLKDEEVEEAHDKILTAVKDQHEAELRG
- the rnhC gene encoding ribonuclease HIII, producing MPQVVLKVTPSRVQQMKDYYNKQLKATPQNAVFAAKTSNCTITAYKSGKVLFQGKNPDAEATRWGSAEQTTSQPKAKSKKTHAFHPDSSLFTRSHIGSDEAGTGDYFGPITVAAAYVTEDQIPVLKSLGVRDSKNLSDAQITELAKDIVALKIPYSLLRLNNKKYNQWQRKGWSQGKIKTLLHHQALDRLLEKIAPEKPGGILIDQFSQPEVYEKHLRSEKLKLQENVYFMTKAESYSIAVAAGSIIARSAFVKAMNQIEFDTGLPIPKGASGKVDQAAAEIIKAYGEEKLEELAKVHFANTKKAKALVR
- the zapA gene encoding cell division protein ZapA; this translates as MDVSQSDQEKKRITVEINKRSYTIVGHEEPHHIRMVSSLVDQKMREIHETNPSLDTAKLAVLTAVNTMNEYIKLKEECTELMNYIEKKEEEDEKKND
- a CDS encoding CvpA family protein, which encodes MIDLLLLLILIIGIFTGLRRGFILQLFHLIGFIVAFVVAVMYYDDLSPKLTLWVPYPELPEDSSWAFFADSLPLEQAFYNAVAFAILFFGVKIILHIIASMLDFVAELPILNSLNKILGGALGFVENYVILFVLLYIAALVPLEMVQNALDGSILAQLIIEHTPMFSEQLKTLWIEHVAG
- the polX gene encoding DNA polymerase/3'-5' exonuclease PolX, whose protein sequence is MTVDKKQVIKLLENIAVYLELKGENPFKISAYRKAAQALERDDRSLNEIEDFTKMKGIGKGTATVIDEFIENGESDTLKQLQAEVPEGLVPLLNLPGLGGKKLAKLYQQLGVTDAESLKTALETGKVEELEGFGEKSAEKMLKALEEAHTRPERLPIALMLPLAEKIEGYLSEAKSFTRYSRAGSLRRMRETIKDLDFIIASENSSATRDELLELPDIKEVIASGETKVSIVVSEGYDINIDFRIVAPDEFATTLHHFTGSKDHNVAMRQLAKQQNEKISEYGIENIDTGEVKTFETEEEFFKHFGLHFIPPEVRENYGEVEKFKQPVDLVDHSDIHGDLHMHSTWSDGAQSIKEMAEEAKSLGYDYIAITDHSKYLRVANGLNEERLRLQRAEIDKINNSMDNFHIFAGIEMDILPDGRLDFEDDFLQEMDFVIASIHSSFSQSEEKIMERLINALENPNVDMIAHPTGRLIGRREGYAVNLEQLIEKAKETGTILELNANPNRLDLNWEWLMKAQEEGVNIAINTDAHSYRMLDHMKIGVGTARKGWLRKDNVINTWTKEQLMKKFGISE